A part of Candidatus Methylomirabilota bacterium genomic DNA contains:
- a CDS encoding single-stranded DNA-binding protein, whose amino-acid sequence MANFNKVILLGNLTRDPELRYTPSGAQVCNFDLAVNRSYTTQAGERRDEVCFITVVAWGKQAETCAEFLSKGRAALVEGRLSQRSWETPEGQKRSKHEVVAERVQFIGGRKGAEEETPSVPGEEEPPF is encoded by the coding sequence ATGGCCAATTTCAACAAGGTCATCCTGCTGGGGAATCTCACCCGGGATCCGGAACTCAGATATACCCCGAGTGGTGCACAGGTCTGCAATTTTGATCTGGCTGTAAATCGCAGTTATACGACCCAGGCGGGGGAACGTCGGGATGAGGTCTGCTTCATCACCGTCGTCGCCTGGGGGAAGCAGGCCGAGACCTGTGCGGAATTTTTAAGTAAAGGAAGAGCCGCCTTAGTCGAGGGGCGCCTCTCCCAACGGTCCTGGGAGACTCCCGAGGGGCAGAAACGGTCGAAGCACGAGGTCGTGGCGGAGCGGGTCCAGTTCATTGGGGGTCGCAAAGGTGCTGAGGAAGAGACCCCCTCGGTGCCGGGAGAGGAGGAACCACCCTTTTAG
- the radA gene encoding DNA repair protein RadA — protein MAKAKTYFECQQCGYQTPRWLGRCPECGRWGTLVEERPVGDGPRAGGVRHASSTPLPITEVQGPALSRIPTGFAEVDRTLGGGVIPGSVILVGGDPGIGKSTLLLQVAARIASQGRKALYVSGEESTEQIRVRAERIGAMASQLYLAAETGLEAILDHGERIRPDFLVVDSIQTTCSAALESPPGSISQVREIATGLLTLSKERGISTCLIGHVTKEGSFAGPKALEHIVDTVIYFEGERQYTYRILRVTKNRFGSTNEIGVFEMTEAGLTEVGNPSRAFLAERSQGVIGSVVVATMGGTRPLLVDIQALVAPTHASVPRRVVTGADLHRVAILLAVLEKRLGMPLSTCDVFVNVAGGVRITEPAADLGIVAAVASSFRNIPLDAHMVCFGEVGLTGEIRAVRHAAKRLHEARQLGFTRCLVPETNDGRQGEGGEIEVIGLGTVDTMMTVLFP, from the coding sequence GTGGCGAAGGCCAAAACCTACTTCGAATGTCAGCAGTGCGGATATCAGACCCCCCGATGGTTGGGCCGGTGCCCGGAGTGCGGGAGATGGGGCACTCTCGTGGAGGAGCGTCCCGTGGGAGACGGGCCGCGGGCGGGAGGAGTCCGCCATGCGTCCAGCACTCCGCTTCCGATCACCGAGGTGCAAGGTCCCGCGCTCAGTCGAATCCCCACTGGATTTGCGGAGGTGGACCGAACCTTGGGGGGCGGGGTGATCCCGGGCTCGGTGATTCTCGTCGGCGGCGACCCCGGCATCGGCAAGTCCACCCTCCTGCTTCAAGTCGCGGCCCGCATAGCGAGTCAGGGCCGCAAAGCCCTCTACGTCTCGGGGGAAGAGTCGACCGAGCAGATCCGGGTCCGAGCGGAGCGGATCGGTGCCATGGCCTCCCAGCTCTATCTCGCCGCCGAGACGGGCCTCGAAGCGATCCTCGATCACGGGGAACGGATCCGGCCGGACTTCTTGGTGGTGGATTCCATTCAGACGACCTGTTCCGCGGCGCTCGAGTCACCGCCGGGCAGCATCAGTCAGGTGCGCGAGATCGCAACCGGCCTCCTCACCTTGAGCAAGGAGCGGGGGATCAGTACGTGTCTTATCGGTCACGTCACCAAGGAGGGATCCTTCGCCGGCCCCAAGGCTTTGGAGCACATCGTCGACACGGTGATTTATTTTGAAGGCGAGCGGCAATACACCTATCGGATTCTTCGGGTTACCAAGAACCGCTTCGGCTCCACCAACGAAATCGGAGTGTTCGAGATGACCGAGGCCGGACTCACGGAGGTTGGCAATCCTTCCCGGGCCTTTCTGGCCGAACGATCCCAAGGAGTGATCGGCTCCGTGGTCGTGGCGACCATGGGGGGAACACGCCCGCTTCTGGTGGACATCCAAGCCCTGGTCGCCCCAACCCATGCCAGCGTTCCGCGGCGGGTGGTGACGGGCGCCGATCTTCACCGGGTGGCAATTCTGTTGGCAGTCCTGGAAAAGCGGCTAGGGATGCCACTCTCCACCTGTGATGTGTTCGTCAATGTCGCCGGAGGGGTGCGGATCACCGAGCCGGCTGCAGACCTGGGTATCGTGGCGGCCGTGGCCAGTAGCTTCCGAAACATTCCTCTAGATGCTCACATGGTCTGCTTCGGTGAGGTCGGACTGACCGGAGAGATTCGGGCTGTCCGGCACGCGGCAAAGAGACTCCATGAGGCCCGGCAGCTCGGGTTTACCCGATGCCTTGTCCCCGAAACGAACGATGGTCGACAGGGGGAGGGAGGAGAGATAGAGGTCATTGGCTTAGGTACGGTGGACACCATGATGACCGTTCTCTTCCCGTGA
- the rpsF gene encoding 30S ribosomal protein S6, which translates to MPEYEIIVIYEAGLSEEAVEAQVESVKGFLAREGAELLEVQKWGKRRLAWEIKKKREGFYIFFRVKGKPSLPQALDRQLRFVEVVLRWVPVRVKSAARSREEKATTAAAPTEAGGEGS; encoded by the coding sequence GTGCCAGAATACGAGATCATTGTCATTTACGAGGCGGGACTATCCGAGGAGGCTGTCGAAGCGCAGGTGGAGTCGGTCAAGGGATTCCTCGCCCGGGAGGGGGCGGAGCTTCTTGAGGTTCAAAAGTGGGGGAAGCGACGCCTGGCCTGGGAGATCAAGAAGAAGCGGGAGGGGTTCTACATCTTCTTCCGGGTCAAGGGCAAGCCCTCGCTGCCACAGGCGTTGGACCGACAACTCAGGTTTGTGGAGGTCGTCCTGCGCTGGGTCCCAGTGAGGGTCAAGTCGGCAGCTCGCTCGCGCGAGGAGAAGGCAACCACGGCAGCAGCACCCACTGAAGCGGGAGGAGAGGGGTCGTAA
- a CDS encoding 50S ribosomal protein L25: MEFVDLRVERRTGTGKGVARELRRRGQIPAILYGEGEPIPLTADPKVLLRVLGTEAGENVILNLTIVDGKDFTRKAMVKEVQVDPVTGKPLHADFLAISMERPIEVEVPVEVAGVPEGVKEKGGILDQILREIRVRCLPVAIPDRIGLDVSSLDIGDVLHVSDLPIPEGVELLTDREQAVVMVAAPAVEEVAAPVGEEAAAVPAGEEEPSEEPAAEAERAAKPGTKAKE; encoded by the coding sequence ATGGAGTTTGTGGATCTGAGGGTCGAGCGCCGGACTGGGACAGGAAAGGGCGTAGCACGGGAGCTTCGCCGACGGGGTCAGATCCCCGCCATTCTTTACGGGGAGGGCGAGCCGATCCCCTTGACGGCAGATCCGAAGGTTCTTCTTCGAGTGCTCGGGACGGAAGCGGGTGAAAACGTTATCCTCAACCTTACTATTGTCGACGGGAAGGATTTCACCCGAAAGGCTATGGTAAAGGAGGTGCAGGTCGACCCGGTGACGGGAAAGCCACTGCACGCGGACTTTCTGGCGATCTCTATGGAACGGCCGATTGAGGTCGAGGTGCCCGTGGAGGTGGCGGGCGTGCCGGAAGGAGTGAAGGAGAAAGGCGGAATACTGGATCAGATCCTCCGGGAGATCAGGGTGCGGTGCCTGCCGGTGGCCATCCCCGATAGGATCGGGCTGGACGTTTCCTCCCTGGACATCGGAGATGTCCTCCATGTCAGCGATCTTCCCATTCCCGAGGGGGTGGAGTTATTGACCGACCGGGAACAGGCGGTGGTGATGGTGGCCGCCCCCGCGGTAGAGGAGGTCGCCGCTCCGGTGGGGGAGGAGGCTGCCGCTGTCCCCGCCGGCGAGGAGGAACCGTCGGAAGAACCTGCTGCCGAGGCGGAAAGAGCCGCCAAGCCGGGCACCAAGGCGAAGGAGTGA
- the rplI gene encoding 50S ribosomal protein L9, giving the protein MKVILIQEVPHLGRVGDQVDVARGYARNFLIPQRLAVEATPSNLRSLEQLKAHARQREERLKEEAESTAGRLRDLTLTLVRPAGEQDRLFGSVTKSDVAEALAAKGIDLDRRKITLEGPIKALGTHAVPIHLYRDIVAEIQVEVVRE; this is encoded by the coding sequence ATGAAGGTGATTCTGATTCAAGAGGTCCCCCATCTTGGCCGAGTTGGCGATCAAGTGGATGTGGCCAGAGGCTATGCCCGAAACTTTCTTATCCCGCAAAGACTGGCGGTGGAGGCGACTCCCTCGAACCTCCGATCCCTGGAACAGCTCAAGGCACACGCCAGACAGCGGGAGGAGCGTCTGAAGGAGGAGGCAGAATCCACCGCTGGGCGACTCCGGGACCTGACCCTGACCCTTGTCCGACCAGCTGGGGAACAGGATCGTCTTTTCGGATCCGTCACAAAGAGCGACGTCGCCGAGGCGTTAGCAGCCAAGGGAATCGATCTTGACCGGAGAAAGATTACGCTGGAGGGTCCGATCAAGGCCTTAGGGACCCACGCCGTGCCTATCCATCTGTACCGGGACATCGTTGCCGAGATCCAGGTTGAGGTCGTGAGGGAGTAG
- a CDS encoding CarD family transcriptional regulator, translated as MREMFSVGKKVVYPTHGVALIEAIDEKEVSGCRQSFYILRMLGNDTTIMIPTHNAKRVGLREVIGRSEIPQVMEILRRKDIEICPNWNRRFKDNLERIKSGSLYEMALVFRKLVVLQKERHLSFGEKKMLENVRRLIVSEIAHAAGIDHGEADGMVEKTIATA; from the coding sequence ATGCGGGAAATGTTCTCTGTCGGGAAGAAGGTCGTGTATCCCACGCACGGGGTCGCCCTGATTGAGGCCATCGACGAAAAGGAAGTCTCGGGCTGTAGGCAGTCTTTTTATATATTACGAATGTTGGGTAACGATACCACCATCATGATCCCGACCCATAATGCGAAGCGGGTCGGCCTCCGAGAGGTGATCGGTCGTTCGGAGATCCCACAGGTCATGGAAATTCTCCGACGGAAGGATATCGAGATCTGCCCCAACTGGAATCGACGTTTTAAGGATAACTTGGAGCGGATCAAGTCCGGATCCCTCTACGAGATGGCATTAGTTTTCCGAAAGCTGGTCGTTCTCCAGAAGGAGCGGCATCTTTCCTTCGGCGAGAAGAAGATGCTCGAGAACGTCCGCCGGCTCATCGTCAGCGAGATCGCCCACGCCGCGGGGATAGACCATGGAGAGGCGGACGGGATGGTCGAGAAAACCATCGCGACGGCGTGA
- the rpsR gene encoding 30S ribosomal protein S18, with protein sequence MADFKRRKSYSRKKVCKFCVDKVEQVDYKDVRRLRSFVTDRGKIVPRRISGTCPPHQRQLGMAIKRARNIALLPFVADVS encoded by the coding sequence ATGGCGGATTTCAAGCGACGGAAGAGCTATAGTCGAAAAAAAGTCTGCAAATTCTGTGTGGACAAGGTGGAGCAGGTAGACTACAAGGATGTCCGGCGCCTTCGAAGCTTTGTGACGGACCGGGGGAAAATCGTCCCCCGTCGGATATCCGGTACCTGTCCCCCACACCAGCGGCAGCTCGGAATGGCCATCAAACGGGCTCGGAACATCGCGCTGCTGCCCTTCGTCGCCGACGTCAGCTAG
- the dnaB gene encoding replicative DNA helicase, producing MRVPSTVVEKIPPQAPEAEVAVLGAILIEHEAFMKALEVLRGQYFYRGAHQKIFAACQDLFQRNEPVDLVTLGNELSRKNALEEVGGASYLVSLVESVPTAANVAYHARIVRDKALLRELIAAGSEIVGESFADQEEVDEVLDRAERRIFEISQDRVSRAFLPIRAVLKGTFEAIERLYDRKAQVTGVPTGFAGFDTLTSGLQPADLIVVAGRPSMGKTSFALNIAQHVAVEERIPVALFSLEMSKEQVVQRLLCADARVDSHRLRTGYLRDSDWPRLTTAAGRLSEAPIFIDDSAGISVLEMRAKTRRLKAEQGGLGLAIVDYLQLIRGRGRIENRVQEVSEITRSLKAMAKELELPVMALSQLSRAVERREERRPQLSDLRESGSIEQDADVVVFIYRPGVYKRGGEAGLGGGDEQEDVTAEVIIGKQRNGPTGTVKLAFLREYTRFEPLDPRREFA from the coding sequence ATGCGCGTCCCGTCCACGGTCGTCGAGAAGATCCCACCTCAGGCCCCAGAAGCGGAAGTCGCGGTTCTGGGAGCCATTCTGATAGAACACGAGGCCTTCATGAAGGCCCTCGAGGTTCTCCGCGGTCAGTACTTTTACCGCGGGGCTCACCAAAAGATTTTCGCTGCCTGTCAGGACCTGTTCCAGCGGAACGAACCCGTTGACCTGGTCACGCTCGGGAATGAGCTGAGCCGGAAGAACGCGCTGGAAGAGGTGGGAGGGGCGAGCTATCTCGTCTCCCTCGTAGAGTCCGTCCCGACTGCCGCAAACGTGGCATACCATGCCCGGATCGTCCGGGACAAGGCCCTGCTCCGCGAGCTCATCGCGGCTGGCAGTGAGATTGTTGGAGAAAGCTTCGCGGACCAGGAGGAGGTGGACGAAGTCCTGGATCGGGCGGAACGCCGAATCTTTGAGATATCCCAAGACCGGGTGAGCCGTGCCTTCCTCCCAATTCGGGCCGTCCTCAAAGGAACCTTTGAGGCGATCGAGCGGCTCTACGACCGGAAGGCGCAGGTAACCGGGGTTCCGACCGGGTTCGCTGGCTTCGACACGCTCACCTCGGGGCTCCAGCCCGCCGATCTGATCGTCGTGGCCGGTCGCCCCTCGATGGGGAAGACCAGCTTTGCCTTGAATATCGCGCAACACGTGGCAGTGGAAGAGAGAATCCCGGTCGCGTTGTTCTCCTTGGAGATGTCCAAAGAACAGGTGGTGCAACGGCTGCTCTGTGCTGACGCCAGAGTGGATTCTCATCGACTTCGTACCGGGTATCTCAGGGACAGTGACTGGCCGAGGCTCACCACCGCTGCCGGCCGCCTCTCAGAGGCCCCCATCTTCATCGATGACAGCGCCGGCATCTCCGTCCTCGAGATGCGGGCGAAGACGCGCCGCCTTAAGGCAGAGCAGGGTGGTCTTGGCCTTGCCATCGTTGACTACCTCCAGCTGATCCGCGGCCGAGGGCGGATTGAGAACCGAGTCCAGGAAGTCTCGGAGATCACCCGGTCCCTGAAAGCCATGGCCAAGGAGCTCGAGCTTCCCGTGATGGCCTTGTCACAGCTCTCCCGTGCGGTGGAGCGACGGGAAGAGCGCAGGCCACAGCTCTCGGACCTCAGGGAGTCGGGCTCCATCGAGCAGGATGCCGACGTGGTGGTGTTCATCTACCGGCCCGGGGTCTACAAGCGGGGTGGTGAGGCTGGCTTGGGCGGGGGGGACGAACAGGAGGATGTGACAGCCGAGGTGATCATTGGCAAGCAGCGGAATGGACCCACCGGGACCGTGAAGCTGGCATTCCTCCGCGAGTATACCCGGTTTGAGCCCCTGGATCCCCGGCGGGAGTTCGCGTAG
- a CDS encoding ribose-phosphate pyrophosphokinase produces the protein MVTRMILFSGNANRKLAQEICEYLGTPLGLAEVTQFSDGETFVQISENVRGADVFVIQPTCPPVDHHLMELLIMMDALRRASAARITAVIPYYGYSRQDRKVQPRVPISSKLVADLISVSGANRVLTMDLHAGQIQGFFNIPVDHLFATPVLLQHFQEMDWDDGVVVAPDSGGVERARAFAKRLDTSLAFIDKRREGPNDAKVMHIVGDVKDRNVIIVDDMIDTAGTIVQAVTALREQGAQRIYASCTHPVLSGSAIERIESSTLEEVVVTNTISLDERRSSKKLTILSVASLLGEAIDRIHRETSVSSLFV, from the coding sequence ATCGTGACCCGAATGATCCTCTTTTCCGGGAATGCTAATCGGAAATTGGCACAGGAAATTTGTGAGTATCTCGGGACCCCCCTCGGTCTGGCCGAGGTTACTCAATTCTCGGATGGAGAGACCTTTGTGCAGATCTCTGAAAATGTGCGGGGGGCCGATGTCTTTGTAATCCAACCCACCTGTCCTCCCGTCGATCACCACCTGATGGAGCTTCTGATCATGATGGATGCCCTGCGCCGTGCCTCTGCGGCTCGAATCACCGCGGTGATTCCCTATTACGGCTATAGCAGGCAAGATCGGAAGGTTCAACCAAGGGTCCCTATTTCGTCTAAGCTCGTGGCAGACCTTATTTCGGTCTCCGGAGCCAATCGCGTGCTCACCATGGATCTGCACGCCGGGCAAATCCAGGGATTTTTCAATATCCCGGTGGATCACCTGTTTGCCACCCCCGTCCTGCTCCAGCACTTCCAGGAGATGGATTGGGATGATGGAGTGGTGGTGGCCCCGGATTCCGGCGGAGTGGAACGGGCGAGGGCGTTTGCCAAGCGGTTGGACACCTCGTTGGCCTTTATCGACAAGCGGCGCGAGGGTCCAAACGATGCCAAAGTCATGCACATCGTGGGGGATGTCAAAGATCGAAATGTCATCATCGTAGATGACATGATCGACACCGCGGGAACCATCGTGCAGGCGGTGACGGCCCTTCGCGAACAAGGGGCCCAGCGGATTTACGCCAGCTGTACCCACCCAGTCCTGTCGGGCTCAGCCATTGAGCGGATCGAGAGTTCGACCCTCGAAGAGGTCGTAGTCACGAATACGATTTCCCTGGATGAGCGGCGTTCCTCGAAGAAACTGACCATCCTTTCGGTAGCCTCCTTGCTGGGAGAGGCTATCGACCGGATCCATCGGGAAACCTCGGTCAGCTCGCTCTTCGTCTAA
- the pth gene encoding aminoacyl-tRNA hydrolase — translation MWLIAGLGNPGSEYAKSRHNVGFLVVEELARRWSQRFRRRRWECLYAEGTLAGERIILIKPLSFMNQSGRPIKAWLEKRSILPGRLMIIHDDLDLTFGRIRVVARRGHGGHQGVLSIQEAIETFAFPRVRVGIGRPDKGDEVEFVLAPFDEAEARCLPEVLGRAADAVEEIVVHGVVSAMNRFNVRSALPDHHPRR, via the coding sequence TTGTGGCTCATCGCGGGTCTGGGGAACCCGGGATCCGAATACGCCAAAAGCCGCCACAACGTGGGCTTCTTGGTCGTGGAGGAGCTCGCGCGTCGGTGGAGCCAGCGGTTCCGCCGCCGCCGCTGGGAGTGTCTGTACGCTGAGGGGACCCTGGCAGGGGAGCGGATCATCCTCATCAAGCCTCTCTCCTTCATGAATCAGAGCGGCAGGCCGATCAAGGCCTGGCTGGAAAAGAGGTCAATCCTCCCGGGAAGGCTCATGATAATTCACGACGATCTCGATCTCACCTTTGGGCGAATAAGGGTCGTGGCCAGGAGGGGACACGGTGGGCACCAGGGGGTCCTTTCTATTCAAGAGGCGATCGAGACCTTTGCCTTTCCGCGGGTGCGAGTCGGCATCGGCCGACCGGACAAGGGGGACGAGGTGGAATTCGTCCTGGCCCCTTTTGACGAGGCCGAAGCTCGCTGCCTCCCCGAGGTCTTGGGCCGTGCAGCCGACGCGGTGGAGGAAATCGTTGTCCACGGTGTAGTATCGGCCATGAATCGGTTTAATGTCCGGTCCGCCCTGCCGGACCATCACCCGAGGAGGTGA